In one Nocardia tengchongensis genomic region, the following are encoded:
- a CDS encoding ABC transporter permease, protein MMTQVPARYTPLGAAGRAIGASAQAPLSFAESLGHQATFVYQVLAAIPHTLRVYRRQTMLILSDITWGSGSLIVGGGTVAVLAFLGIAVGGSIGVEGFTALNMVGMGPLTGFVSAYANTREMAPMVAAIGFAAQAGCRMTAEIGAMRISEEIDALEAIGIRPMPFVVTTRVIAGAVTIVPLHLLTLILSYLSCATVVNVLHGQSSGTYYHYFDAFLQPGDVIASLVKATIFVVTIILIHGYQGFYASGGPEGVGRASGRAIRASLVLVVILDMILTIVIWGLDVGIRISG, encoded by the coding sequence CTGATGACCCAGGTACCCGCGCGATACACCCCGCTCGGCGCGGCGGGCCGGGCGATCGGCGCGAGCGCGCAGGCGCCGCTGTCGTTCGCCGAATCCCTGGGCCACCAGGCGACTTTCGTCTACCAGGTGCTGGCCGCCATCCCGCACACGCTGCGGGTGTACCGGCGTCAGACCATGCTCATCCTCTCCGATATCACCTGGGGCTCCGGCTCGCTCATCGTCGGCGGCGGCACCGTGGCGGTGCTGGCCTTCCTGGGGATCGCGGTCGGCGGCTCCATCGGCGTGGAGGGCTTCACCGCGCTGAACATGGTCGGGATGGGCCCGCTCACCGGGTTCGTCTCGGCGTACGCGAACACCCGGGAGATGGCTCCCATGGTGGCGGCCATCGGTTTCGCCGCGCAGGCGGGCTGCCGGATGACGGCCGAGATCGGCGCCATGCGCATCTCCGAGGAGATCGACGCGCTGGAAGCCATCGGCATCCGTCCGATGCCGTTCGTGGTGACCACCCGGGTCATCGCGGGGGCCGTCACCATCGTGCCGTTGCACCTGCTCACGCTGATCCTGTCGTACCTGTCGTGCGCGACCGTGGTGAACGTACTGCACGGGCAGTCCTCGGGCACCTATTACCACTATTTCGACGCTTTCCTGCAGCCCGGCGACGTGATCGCCTCGCTGGTCAAGGCGACGATCTTCGTGGTCACCATCATTCTCATCCACGGCTACCAGGGCTTCTATGCCTCGGGCGGTCCGGAGGGCGTGGGCCGGGCCTCGGGCCGCGCCATTCGCGCCAGCCTGGTGCTGGTGGTCATCCTGGACATGATCCTGACGATCGTGATCTGGGGCCTGGATGTCGGCATTCGGATCTCGGGGTGA
- a CDS encoding FAD-dependent oxidoreductase: MGCEVAATARGLGAEVAVLDAGTAPLERVAPAVVGDYIRKLHADNGVAISTEVRLSHLAYTGAEVVAVAEDNRTWTAAAVLVAIGSVPDTGLAFTGGLAVDDGIRVDERYRTSAPGVFAAGDAVTRLDPKSGRYRREEHWNSAQAQGAAAARSMLGLPALTAEVPWGWSMQYGRNVQFAGVIRAEDELIVRGSAESGDATVLALRDGRPVGVVAIARPAEFRVARDLIGRGAVLDAGACTDESLPLAEALALSGQS, encoded by the coding sequence ATCGGCTGCGAGGTGGCAGCCACCGCGCGGGGTCTTGGCGCGGAGGTCGCCGTGCTCGACGCCGGGACCGCGCCGTTGGAGCGGGTGGCGCCCGCCGTCGTCGGCGACTACATCCGAAAGCTCCACGCGGACAATGGGGTGGCCATCTCGACCGAGGTGCGGCTCTCGCACCTGGCCTACACCGGCGCCGAAGTGGTCGCCGTGGCCGAGGACAACCGCACCTGGACGGCGGCGGCGGTCCTGGTCGCAATCGGATCTGTCCCGGACACTGGGCTCGCCTTCACCGGCGGGCTGGCTGTGGACGACGGAATCCGGGTGGACGAGCGGTATCGCACGTCGGCGCCGGGGGTGTTCGCCGCGGGTGACGCGGTGACTCGACTGGATCCGAAATCGGGCCGGTATCGCCGTGAGGAGCATTGGAACAGCGCGCAGGCGCAGGGTGCGGCGGCGGCGCGATCGATGCTCGGATTGCCTGCCCTGACCGCCGAGGTGCCGTGGGGCTGGTCGATGCAGTACGGCCGGAACGTGCAGTTCGCGGGCGTGATTCGGGCCGAGGACGAGCTGATCGTGCGGGGGAGCGCGGAGTCCGGTGACGCCACGGTGCTGGCGCTGCGCGACGGCCGCCCGGTCGGTGTGGTGGCGATCGCCCGCCCGGCGGAGTTCCGGGTCGCACGGGACCTGATCGGCCGGGGAGCGGTGCTGGACGCAGGGGCGTGCACCGATGAGTCCTTACCGCTGGCCGAGGCGCTCGCACTGTCCGGACAGTCGTGA
- a CDS encoding rubredoxin, with amino-acid sequence MSTDFKLFRCLQCGFEYDEALGWPEDGIAPGTRWEDIPEDWSCPDCGAAKTDFEMVEVSRA; translated from the coding sequence ATGAGCACCGACTTCAAACTCTTCCGCTGCCTGCAGTGCGGCTTCGAATACGACGAGGCCCTGGGCTGGCCCGAGGACGGCATCGCGCCCGGCACCCGCTGGGAGGATATCCCCGAGGACTGGTCCTGCCCGGATTGCGGTGCGGCCAAGACCGATTTCGAGATGGTCGAGGTCAGCCGCGCGTGA
- a CDS encoding rubredoxin, with protein sequence MSAYRCPICDYVYDEAKGAPREGFPAGTAWSVIPDDWCCPDCGVREKIDFEPTSTPTGR encoded by the coding sequence ATGTCGGCCTACCGCTGCCCGATCTGCGATTACGTCTACGACGAGGCGAAAGGTGCCCCGCGCGAAGGCTTCCCGGCCGGCACCGCCTGGTCGGTCATCCCCGACGACTGGTGCTGCCCCGACTGCGGGGTGCGCGAGAAGATCGATTTCGAACCCACTTCCACCCCGACGGGACGCTGA
- a CDS encoding alkane 1-monooxygenase: MTTSHSRIGGSGEPEATARPQWRDRKRYLWLLGLVPPTALFLAMALVWAFNEFGWTAVSPAWWWIGPLIVYVLLPILDRFFGPDGQNPPDEVMEYLENDKYYRYCTYAYIPFQLLSLTVACYLWTATDLSWLGVDGGLGVVSKLGLALSMGVMGGVGINTAHELGHKKDELERWLSKITLAQTFYGHFYIEHNRGHHVRVATPEDPASARFAETFWGFLPRSVWGSLRSSWELEAKRLERLGKNPWTIRNDVLNAWLMSVVLFGVLAAVFGPAVLPWLVIQAVYGFALLETVNYLEHYGLMRQKTATGRYERCTPEHSWNSDHIVTNIFLYHLQRHSDHHANPTRRYQILRSMDGAPNLPSGYASMISLAYFPPLWRKVMDHRVLEHYSGDITRANVQPRKRARVLAKYGVVA; the protein is encoded by the coding sequence ATGACGACGTCTCATTCGCGAATCGGAGGCAGTGGCGAGCCGGAGGCCACGGCACGTCCGCAGTGGCGTGACCGCAAGCGGTATCTGTGGCTGCTCGGTCTCGTTCCCCCGACCGCCCTGTTCCTGGCGATGGCGCTGGTCTGGGCGTTCAACGAATTCGGCTGGACCGCGGTCTCCCCGGCGTGGTGGTGGATCGGCCCGCTGATCGTCTACGTGCTGCTGCCGATCCTGGACCGATTCTTCGGCCCGGACGGCCAGAACCCGCCGGACGAGGTGATGGAGTACCTCGAGAACGACAAGTACTACCGGTACTGCACCTACGCCTACATTCCGTTCCAGCTGCTGAGCCTGACCGTGGCCTGCTATCTGTGGACCGCGACCGACCTGTCCTGGCTGGGCGTCGACGGCGGCCTGGGCGTGGTGTCCAAGCTCGGCCTGGCGCTGAGCATGGGCGTGATGGGCGGCGTCGGCATCAACACCGCGCACGAACTCGGCCACAAGAAGGACGAGCTCGAGCGCTGGCTGTCGAAGATCACCCTGGCCCAGACGTTCTACGGCCACTTCTACATCGAGCACAACCGCGGCCACCACGTACGGGTCGCCACCCCCGAGGACCCGGCCAGTGCTCGTTTCGCCGAGACCTTCTGGGGATTCCTGCCGCGCAGCGTGTGGGGGAGCCTGCGCTCGTCATGGGAGCTGGAGGCCAAGCGGCTCGAGCGGCTCGGCAAGAACCCGTGGACGATTCGCAACGACGTGCTCAATGCCTGGCTGATGTCGGTGGTGCTGTTCGGCGTGCTGGCCGCGGTGTTCGGCCCGGCGGTGCTGCCCTGGCTGGTGATCCAGGCGGTCTACGGTTTCGCGCTGCTGGAGACGGTGAACTACCTCGAGCACTACGGTCTGATGCGGCAGAAGACCGCGACCGGTCGCTATGAGCGCTGCACCCCGGAGCACAGCTGGAACTCCGACCACATCGTCACCAATATCTTCCTGTACCACCTGCAGCGGCACAGCGACCATCACGCGAACCCGACTCGGCGGTATCAGATCCTGCGCAGCATGGACGGCGCGCCGAACCTGCCCAGCGGCTACGCGAGCATGATCTCGCTGGCATACTTCCCGCCACTGTGGCGCAAGGTGATGGATCACCGGGTGCTCGAGCACTATTCGGGTGACATCACCCGGGCCAATGTGCAGCCCCGCAAGCGCGCCCGCGTGCTGGCGAAGTACGGGGTGGTGGCGTGA
- a CDS encoding GMC family oxidoreductase: MLKLANTVAVGVITRDRDHGSVETDRQGEAVVRYRLSARDAAHMHTGIVNAASILEAAGARRIFSGHQAGVGYEPGVSGSHEEFAAQAAAAGYAPGQCSMGALHIMGSARMGGSPADSATNPDGVTWDVPNIVVADGSCFPTASGVNPMVSIEAIAYMNATRLAARLA; the protein is encoded by the coding sequence ATGCTGAAGCTGGCGAACACCGTCGCCGTCGGCGTGATCACCCGCGACCGGGACCACGGTTCGGTCGAGACCGACCGCCAGGGCGAGGCGGTGGTCCGCTACCGGCTCTCGGCTCGCGACGCCGCCCACATGCATACCGGAATCGTCAATGCCGCAAGCATTCTGGAGGCGGCGGGCGCGCGGCGGATCTTCTCCGGCCATCAGGCCGGTGTCGGATACGAGCCGGGCGTCAGTGGTTCGCACGAGGAGTTCGCCGCGCAGGCCGCAGCGGCCGGGTACGCGCCCGGTCAGTGCTCGATGGGCGCGCTGCACATCATGGGCTCGGCCCGCATGGGTGGTTCGCCCGCCGATTCCGCGACCAATCCCGACGGGGTGACGTGGGATGTCCCGAATATCGTGGTGGCGGACGGTTCTTGCTTCCCGACCGCTTCGGGCGTGAACCCGATGGTGAGCATCGAGGCCATCGCGTACATGAACGCCACCCGCCTCGCGGCCCGGCTGGCGTAG
- a CDS encoding TetR family transcriptional regulator: MVEAPNFQTEMRQLLRGRIIEAGRSIVITEGWGAVNMSRLAKEVGVSRPVLYKEFANKHELAEVVVQQEVDTFLVGITECLATHPADVADGMTEAVEFTLRTGADNTLLKAVLAGRSATDTSLLPVLMTETEPVLGRAVTALSAAIRAQYGLDDMSDAELTSMTEVLVRLALSHLFQPTGPIDRAVGQIHRVIVGTFGAALN; the protein is encoded by the coding sequence GTGGTTGAAGCACCGAACTTCCAGACCGAGATGCGGCAGCTGCTGCGCGGGCGGATCATCGAGGCCGGGCGCAGCATCGTGATCACCGAAGGCTGGGGTGCGGTGAACATGTCACGGCTGGCCAAGGAAGTCGGCGTCAGCCGGCCAGTGCTCTACAAGGAGTTCGCCAACAAGCACGAGCTGGCCGAAGTGGTCGTGCAGCAGGAGGTCGACACCTTCCTGGTCGGCATCACCGAATGCCTGGCCACGCATCCGGCCGACGTCGCCGACGGCATGACCGAGGCGGTCGAATTCACGCTGCGCACCGGCGCCGACAACACCTTGCTCAAGGCGGTCCTGGCCGGACGATCGGCCACCGACACCTCGCTGCTCCCGGTGCTGATGACCGAGACCGAGCCGGTGCTGGGGCGCGCGGTCACCGCGCTGTCCGCCGCCATCCGGGCGCAATACGGGCTCGACGACATGAGCGATGCCGAGTTGACCTCGATGACCGAGGTGCTGGTCCGGCTCGCCCTGAGCCATCTGTTCCAGCCGACCGGCCCGATCGATCGGGCCGTGGGCCAGATCCATCGGGTGATCGTCGGCACCTTCGGCGCGGCGCTGAACTAG
- a CDS encoding MlaD family protein, whose protein sequence is MAVFKDHSGRSAGPWLLRLRGLVVAVVLVTVTILVSSYARGSFADRFAVTVDAATLGEGLAPGAEVKFRGYAIGTVTTVETVGYGHQRIGLAIDRKQADALTDDVTARFTSSNVFGSSAIELVPGTDGAKLREHAVLRIGESATNATVAGVFRRAARLTQVLDSAAVRRLFDLMLDNAASLGPVLQSFFETARTLADGQQNSVAHYLRIGGDMTGAFRDLTPSAGHAILAVLEQSTYFGDAGNRARTNTAVIGVNDAVLVGLSNLLQQNNPELEKVLDGILDVAVPISVSVGSVAAAHNRVPNLLRAMDGALPVVDGRVQLQLELIAKTMPYLADSLGGGAK, encoded by the coding sequence ATGGCCGTGTTCAAGGATCATTCCGGCCGTAGTGCCGGGCCGTGGCTGCTGCGGTTGCGCGGCCTGGTGGTCGCCGTCGTGCTCGTCACTGTGACGATTCTCGTGAGTTCTTATGCGCGTGGATCTTTCGCGGACCGATTCGCCGTCACCGTCGATGCCGCGACCCTCGGCGAAGGCCTGGCTCCGGGCGCGGAGGTGAAGTTCCGCGGCTACGCCATCGGCACCGTGACCACCGTGGAAACCGTCGGCTACGGCCATCAGCGCATCGGGCTCGCGATCGACCGCAAACAGGCCGATGCGCTCACCGACGACGTGACCGCGCGATTCACCTCCTCCAACGTCTTCGGTTCCAGCGCCATCGAATTGGTGCCGGGAACCGATGGCGCGAAGCTGCGTGAACACGCCGTGCTGCGGATCGGCGAGAGCGCCACCAATGCCACCGTCGCGGGTGTCTTCCGGCGCGCGGCCCGCCTGACCCAGGTACTGGATTCCGCGGCGGTGCGCCGCCTGTTCGATCTGATGCTCGACAATGCCGCGAGCTTAGGCCCGGTCTTGCAGTCGTTCTTCGAGACCGCGCGAACACTGGCGGACGGGCAGCAGAACTCCGTCGCGCACTACCTGCGCATCGGCGGGGACATGACCGGGGCCTTCCGGGATCTGACCCCGTCGGCGGGGCACGCCATTCTGGCGGTCCTCGAGCAGAGCACCTACTTCGGTGACGCGGGCAATCGGGCGCGCACCAATACCGCGGTGATCGGCGTGAACGACGCTGTGCTGGTCGGCCTTTCGAATCTGCTGCAACAGAACAATCCAGAGCTGGAGAAGGTTCTCGACGGGATTCTCGACGTCGCGGTGCCGATCAGCGTGTCGGTCGGCTCGGTGGCGGCGGCCCACAACCGGGTGCCGAACCTGCTGCGGGCCATGGACGGAGCCCTCCCGGTGGTGGACGGACGGGTGCAGCTGCAACTGGAGTTGATCGCGAAAACCATGCCGTATCTGGCGGATTCGCTGGGGGGAGGGGCGAAATGA
- a CDS encoding MCE family protein, with protein MRTLIARMGELIRDVLTGRGDQNTQLRWGIGGVVVCVIALAVAGALYVIPFGQRTYVADFRISGGARPGDEVRVAGIDVGKIRAVDLAGDHVEVSFTVNHDVRVGDRSAVEVKMLTPIGGHFLALAPAGDKDLASKHIPPERTTTPFELSDILDKGTPVFGKVDATTMRDTIGQLNSALAQQPDALRGVIGNANELTGLLAERTGQLNSALNVSDEYIAAIADDKALLADFVRQLGTVADQLGNRKDEIVSMFALLKRLLVVLHRPLMAYDSIEPSVTQFEQLFSKVMEDPNRLDTVITGMRDVINRLNGLLGNQVQVKDPAAGVRLCIPYEGKAC; from the coding sequence ATGAGAACGCTCATCGCCCGCATGGGCGAACTGATTCGTGACGTGCTCACCGGTCGTGGTGACCAGAACACGCAATTGCGCTGGGGTATCGGCGGTGTCGTGGTGTGCGTGATCGCGCTGGCCGTCGCGGGCGCGTTATATGTGATCCCGTTCGGGCAGCGCACCTACGTGGCCGACTTCCGGATCTCGGGCGGTGCGCGCCCCGGCGACGAGGTGCGGGTCGCGGGCATCGATGTCGGCAAGATTCGCGCCGTGGACCTGGCCGGCGATCACGTCGAGGTCAGCTTCACGGTGAATCACGATGTGCGGGTGGGGGACCGGTCGGCGGTCGAGGTCAAGATGCTGACCCCCATCGGCGGCCACTTTCTGGCGCTGGCCCCCGCCGGCGACAAGGACCTGGCGTCGAAGCACATTCCGCCCGAGCGCACCACCACCCCGTTCGAGCTGAGCGACATTCTCGACAAGGGCACCCCGGTCTTCGGCAAGGTGGACGCCACCACCATGCGCGACACCATCGGGCAGCTGAATTCGGCGCTGGCGCAACAGCCCGACGCGCTGCGCGGGGTCATCGGCAATGCGAATGAGCTCACCGGGCTGCTCGCCGAGCGCACCGGTCAGCTCAACAGCGCGCTGAACGTCTCCGACGAATACATCGCCGCCATCGCCGACGACAAAGCGCTCCTCGCGGATTTCGTGAGACAGCTGGGCACGGTGGCCGATCAGCTGGGCAATCGCAAGGACGAGATCGTGAGCATGTTCGCGCTGCTGAAGCGGCTGCTGGTGGTCCTGCACCGGCCGCTCATGGCCTACGACAGCATCGAGCCGTCGGTGACGCAGTTCGAGCAGTTGTTCTCCAAGGTGATGGAGGACCCGAACCGGCTCGACACCGTGATCACCGGCATGCGTGACGTGATCAACCGGCTCAACGGCCTGCTGGGCAATCAGGTGCAGGTGAAAGACCCGGCCGCCGGGGTCCGGCTCTGCATTCCCTACGAAGGTAAGGCGTGCTGA
- a CDS encoding MCE family protein, whose product MSDIAKSALKLIAFLVVVAGCTTFIVTALRTPIPGDKVTYDALFTDVSGLFAGDSVRMSGVAVGKVETVSLDGTRARVHFTVDRSRPVYDNTKAAVRYQNLIGQRYVELLTDEPGRTKLAAGQIIPVERTIPSFDVSKLFNGFKPMFDTLDPAQLNQLGTNLLRVIQGDGSGIGPVLADVDTLTKHARNSEAVIVLLIRNLGVVADAIGGKSKAVGDLVQQLSGILHQFTAKTQAMLSAVDTAKAVLAPMVPLLEQGRDAYDTAYGPVDGLLRRLVPQTEQLTQILALAPQLVTGLNQTVPGQGFKPRITCSTGEAALPALVGVVLSNQNLVVCN is encoded by the coding sequence ATGAGCGACATCGCCAAGTCCGCGCTCAAACTGATCGCTTTCCTGGTGGTCGTGGCCGGCTGCACCACCTTCATCGTGACGGCACTGCGCACGCCGATTCCCGGCGACAAGGTCACCTACGACGCCCTGTTCACCGATGTGTCCGGCCTGTTCGCCGGGGACTCGGTCCGCATGTCGGGTGTCGCGGTCGGCAAGGTGGAGACGGTGTCGCTGGACGGCACCCGCGCGCGCGTGCACTTCACCGTCGACCGGTCGCGGCCGGTGTACGACAACACCAAGGCCGCGGTGCGGTACCAGAACCTCATCGGCCAGCGGTATGTCGAGCTACTCACCGATGAACCGGGCAGGACGAAACTGGCTGCCGGGCAGATAATTCCGGTAGAGCGCACGATTCCCAGCTTCGATGTGTCCAAGCTGTTCAACGGTTTCAAACCGATGTTCGACACCCTGGATCCGGCCCAGCTCAACCAGCTCGGCACCAACCTGCTGCGCGTCATCCAGGGCGACGGCTCGGGCATCGGCCCGGTGCTGGCGGACGTGGACACGCTCACCAAGCACGCCCGCAACAGCGAGGCCGTGATCGTGCTGCTCATCCGCAACCTGGGCGTGGTGGCCGATGCCATCGGCGGCAAGTCGAAAGCCGTCGGTGATCTGGTGCAACAGCTCTCGGGCATCCTGCACCAGTTCACCGCCAAGACCCAAGCCATGCTGAGCGCGGTCGACACCGCGAAAGCGGTGCTGGCGCCCATGGTCCCGCTGCTCGAACAGGGGCGCGACGCCTACGACACCGCCTACGGGCCCGTCGACGGCCTGTTGCGCCGGCTGGTTCCGCAGACCGAGCAGCTCACCCAGATCCTCGCGCTCGCACCGCAATTGGTGACCGGCCTGAATCAGACGGTGCCGGGTCAGGGCTTCAAGCCGCGCATCACCTGCTCCACCGGTGAGGCCGCACTGCCCGCGCTGGTCGGCGTCGTCCTGTCCAACCAGAACCTGGTGGTGTGCAACTGA